The DNA sequence CAACTCCAACAGGTGGGCAGGCAAACCGGTCCATTGCAACACCTGCTGCACCGTCTGCACGAAATCCGACCGGTTGAACTGCACCGGGGAGACATTCACGCTCACCACCAGACCCCGCTCCTCCCAGCGTTTGTTGTGGGTGCAGGCTTCCAGCAAGAGCTGCCGGCCCAGTTCCACCACCACACCGGTGTCCTCGGCCACAGGAATGAACACCTCCGGGGGAACCCAACCGAGGGTGGGGTGGTTCCAGCGGGCCAGGGCTTCCATGCCCACCAAATCCTGCCCCTCTCCCTGGTAGATGGGCTGGTAATGCAAATGGATGGCTTTTTGCTCCACCGCATGCTGCAACTCCCTTTCCAGCACCGTGCGGCTGATGCCTTCACTGCCCTGCTGGGCATCCGCACAGTACACCGTGTACCGGCCCCGGCCATGGATTTTGCTCTGGTACATCGCCTGATCGGCAGCCACCAGCAACGCACTGGCGGTTTTGCCATGCTCCTGGTACACACTGATGCCAATGCTGGCAGAAGCCGGATGGGGCTCTCCCAGGACCGTCAAAGGGGCTTCCAGGCTTGCCATGATTTTGTCCCCCAGCAGGGTCGCATCCTCCAGCCCGGCCTCATGGGCGATGATGGCAAATTCATCCCCACTGAGGCGGGCCACCGCGTCCGACTTGCGCACCGCCTGGCGGATGCGGTCCGCAAACTGCCTCAGCACCTCATCCCCCGCCTGATGCCCAAAACGGTCGTTGACTTGCTTGAAGTAATCCAGGTCAATGAACATCACCACAAACGACTCCCGGTTGCGCTGGGCACGCAGCAAGGCCCCTTCCAGCCGCTCATGGAACAGCTTTCTGGAGTCCAGTCCAGTGAGGGTGTCTTTGAGGGCCAGTTCAGCGGTGAGTTCCGCAGTGACCCGGCCCCGCACCTGGTTTTCATTGAACAGGGTCATGGCGGTCAGGAAGGCAATGCCCATCAGGCTGGCAATGCAAAACTTGATGACCATTTTGAAATAAACGAGTTGCAGGCCTTGCAGTTCAGCCACGTGAGGAAGGTAATGGGAGAGAAGCAGGGTGCTGGCCCCCACAAACACCATCCCGGTGGCCACCAGGCCCCGTTTGAGCCCCAGGAAAATCAAGGTGGTGATGTAAAAGAGGGGGATGTAAATGACGTGGCTGGTGACGTCCAGGTTGTCTGGGTGGTTGAGCAGGTCCAGGGTGATCAGCAACAGGGGCATCACCACGGACAGCACCGCATTGCCCCACACGTACAGAGGCTCCAGGCGGGGCCACCTCCAGTACACCAGAAACAAAAAGAGGTACAGGAGGGGATTGAGGGTGATCAGGGTGCGGGAGATGACCGGCATCTGGGAGGCTTCCAGCAAAGGCAGCCATCCCACCACCGCGTTGATTCCGCCCAGCAGCAAGAAGATAAAGCGTTTGGAGCTGTAAAAAGCAGCCTTTTGGTTCACATGGACCTCCTGGGGTGCCTCGCAGCATCCGGGGTTGTTCCAAAGGTACTTTTTCACCCAGCACAGAACTCTTGCTGCGCGGGAACCAAATGCTGTAAGGGTTCGGCCCGAAGTTCAGGGGTTGGGTCTGGACTGCAAGGTCTTGACGACTTCTCCGGTCTCAAAGGCACTGTGCACCGCGAGGCTGGCCGCTCCCTGCGCCCAGGGGGTGAAGTCGTCCTTGTTCCAGGGCACCACCACCACCTGCAGGTCCTCGGCGAGGGAGTCAAACGCCTGCTGTCTGAGGGTCTGTTTGAGGGGGGTGAAGTAAAACGGACCGAGTTGTGCCCCTTCCCCACCGATGACGATGAGCTCAGGGTTGAAGCTGTTCACCAGGTAAGAGAGGTGAACGCCCAGCAGGCGACCTGCGGTTTCCAGCACTTCACGCGCCCCCATGTGGCCGTCCTGGGCGAGTTGCACCAGGTTCGGCAAGGTGATGCCGGTGTGCTCCGGGTGGCGTTCTTGGAACTGGGCCAGCAAGGCGGGTTCAGCGGTGTAGGCTTCCAGGCAGCCTTTCCGTCCGCAACTGCAGGTCCGGCCGCCGGGCTGCACCATGTTGTGGCCGAATTCTCCGGCTCCGCCATTTCTGCCCCGGTAGATGTTCCCGTCCAGCACCAGAGCGGAGCCGAGTCCCCGGCCAATGGCCACGGTGAGGAAGCTGTCAAATTGCTTGCCATGGCCGAACAGCCGTTCAGCGGCTGCAAAGGCGTTCACGTCGTTGTCCACCCACACGGGAAGGCCGGTGTGCTCGCTGACGGTCTGTGCGATCGGGACGTTGCTCCAGCCGAACAGGGGGGCGTTGATGGCCACCCCATGGCGGGCGTCAATCACCCCACTGAGGCCAATGCCAATCCCCAGCACATCCTCAGGGGCCACCCTGGCTTTTTTGTAGAGTTTCTTGCAGGCCACTTTGATCTGCAAGGCCACTTTGTCCGGGTCCTGGCTGGTGAGTTCTTCGGTACGGTGGGCCAGCACCCGGGTGGAAAGGTCGGTGAGGACGGCCTCCATGCGGTCTTCGCGGAGTTTGATGCCCACTGCGAAATGGGCGGTGTAGTCGATGTCCAGGTAGATGGGTCGTCTGCCGCCCGTGGCCCCGGCTTCCCCGATGGAGCGTTCCACAATCAGGCGGTCCTGGATCAGTTCGGCGGTGATGCCGGTGATGCCCGCACTGCTCAGTCCGGTGATGTCAACAAGTTGTGCCCGGCTGGTGGGGCCCAGTTTGCGGAGGTGGTTGAGGATGGTGCGCCGGTTCTGGGTGCGCAGGGCCCTGGGATCGCCTTTGTTCACTGTCATGGAAGCTCCGTTTGACTCATAAACTGAGTGAAAGCAACATACCATGCTTTCTGAAGCCGGGTCAATGTGTGGGCAGAACATCCTGGAATTTGTTGTAGATCTGGTCTTTCTGCTGCCTGGGTGCGGAGGCAATTGGCAGATCTGGAAGCGCCCTCTTCAAGCTTTTCATTTGTATACGTTGACTCAGTGAGTGAGTATTGACCAATCGAGATCCAGGTGTTAATGTGTGCTTACTTCACAAGTCGAGGAAACCGCAGGGTTCCTCCTGCCCTTGCAGCACACCAAACGGCGGACCCCATCGGGTCCGCAGCAAGGCAGGCTGGACTGACCCTGGTGACCCCGGAGGAGACCCCCAGATGAAAAAAGCAACCCTCACCGCCCTTTCCGCCCTGCTGCTCATCGGCATGACCAGCACCGCCAGCGCCCAGAAGAAAACCGTCACCTTCCTGTCCGGACAAAACGAAGACGTCGGCTACACCCGCATCATCAGCGACCTCGCCAAAGAATACCAGCAGAAAACCCCCAGCGTGGTCTACGAGTACCAGAACAACACCACCAACGGCACCCAGAAACTGCAACTGCTCGCCAACTCGGGCAACCTCCCCACCCTCTACTCCATCAGCGAACCCACCCTGCTGGTGCAGCTCTACAACAAAGGCGAAGTGGCCGACCTCGAAGCCACCTTCAAGAAACTCGGCATCTACAACAAACTCAACCCCGTGGCCGTCAACATCAACAAAAAGCTCACCGATGGCAAACTCCTCGGCCTGCCCCTGGAACTCAACATCGAAGGCATCTGGTACAACAAAAAACTCTTCAAAGAGAGTGGCATCAAAGAACCCAAAACCTGGGATGAAATGATGTCGGCCGCCGAAAAATTCAAAGCCAAAGGCATCCAACCTTTCTCCGCCTCCGGCGACCAGAAATGGCCGCTGACCCGCCTGATCGGTGGATACGCGGCCCGCAAGTACGGCGCAGACGTGATGGACCGCGTCAAAGCCGGCACCCTCAAACTCACCGACCCCGGCTTCATCGAAGCCGCCCGGGTGGTGCAAGACATGGGCAAAAAAGGCTACTTCGGACAGGGCGTCAACACCATTGACTACGACACCGCCGTCGACACCTTCTTGCAAGGCAAAGCCGCCATGTTCTACATGGGCAGCTGGGTGTTGCGTGACCTCAACGACGAAAAACGCAACAAAATCGGCGCCGCCAACGTGGGCTTCTTCAACCTCCCCAATGTCACCGGCGGCAAAGGCAGCACCAGCGACTGGTCCATCAACACTGGCCTCACCGTCGCCGTCAACCAGAAACAGAACGACGCCCAGCTCGGCAACTGGCTGAAATACGTCTTCAACAGCTACGCCAACAAATCCATGGCGGACCTTGGCATGCTCACCGGCTTCAAAGTCAGCAAAATGCCCAAAAACGTCCCCACACTCACCAGCATGACCCAGAAGAAACTCAACGCCGCCAAAAACGGCTACCTGTGGTGGGAAGGCCTGTTCAGCGCCAAAGCCACCGCCGTCTCCTGGGACAACGTGCAACCCCTGGTCACCGGCGACCTGAGCCCCGAAGAATACATGCAGCAACTGCAAAACGCACTCAAGTAAACCGACTTCGGGCCCAGGCACCCGGCCCCCCAACCACCCCCGAAGCATCAGGGGGTGGGTTTTTCGGTGTTGACCCCAAGGACAGACATGAACAAAACCCTCAGCGACTGGAAAGCCATCCTCATCTTCGTTGGCCCCGCCCTCCTCCTCTACACCCTCGTGCTGCTGGTCCCCATCGTGTGGTCCCTGGGCTACACCCTGTATGAAGGCAGCCCCATCACCGGCTTTGAATTCGTCGGCATCCAGAACTACCTGCGCATCCTCCAGGACCCCACCTTCCTCAAAGCCCTGTGGTTCGGCACCAAATTCGCCCTCGTCGTCTCCACCGGCCAGGTGATCCTCGGGCTCCTGCTGGCATTGCTTTACCACTTCTACCTGAAAAACTCCAGCGCCCTGGTGCGCACCCTGATCTTCCTGCCGGTGGTCCTGCCCACCGTGGCCGTCGCGCAAATGTTCTCCAAGATGTTCGCCATCGCCCCCCAGTACGGCCTGGTCAACAGCCTGCTGCACAACATGGGCCTGGATGGGTACATCCAGCCCTGGCTGGGACAGGCCGACACCGCCTTCTGGATCATCGCACTGATGGAAATCTGGAAGGCCATGGGCTTCTACGCGATCCTGCTGTACACCGGACTGGTTGCCATTCCCGATGAAACCCTCGAAGCCGCACGCCTCGACGGGGCCAAAGGCTGGACCCTCACCCGCTTCATCGTGCTGCCCCTGCTTGCACCCATCACCATCTCCTCGCTGATCTTCAGCCTCAACGGCACACTTAAAGTCTTTGACACCATCGTCGCCCTCACCAACGGCGGACCCGGCACCACCACCACCCCCCTCACCTTGCTGATGTTCAAAACCGCCTTCACCTACAGCGAGTACGGTTACGGCAGCACCATCGCCCTGGGCCTCGCCCTGCAATGCCTGGTGGTGACGCTGCTGATCGTGTGGCGCAACCGCAACGGAGGACAGTGACCATGATTGGACAGGACCCCATGAAAACCGGCGTGCAAAACAAAGCCGCCTACAACCCCACCCAGGCCAGAATTCAAAAAACCCTCTTCGGTCTGCCCATCACCCTGCTCATCCTGATCCTGGTGCTGCTCGCCATCTACCCGGTGTTCTGGATTTTCATGTCCTCCCTCAAAGGCAGCGAAGAATTCAGCCTCAAACCCATGTGGGCCCTCCCCGAAACCCTGCACTGGGAGAACTACGCCCGGGCCTGGACCGAAGGCAACATGGGCAAATACTTCGTCAACTCCGTGCTGGTGGTCTTCCCCTCCCTGTTCCTGCTGGTGATCCTCGGCACCGCCGCTGCGTTCGGCATTGAAATCATGCGCTGGAAGATGGCCAAAGGGGTCAACCTGATGTTCCTGGTCGGCATCATGGTGCCCATCCAGATCGTGATTTTGCCCCTCTTCACCATGTACTACCAGGCCAACCTGCTGGACACCCGCCTGGCCCTGATCATGACTTACGTGGCCTTCGGACTCCCCCTGGTGGTGTTCTTCCTCGCCGGATTCTTCCAGAGCTTCCCCAGGGAAATCATCGAAGCGGCCATCGTTGACGGGGCCACCATCTACCAGGTGTTCTACAAAATCGCCCTGCCGATGGTGCAAAACGCCATCGTCACCGTGGCCCTGGTGCAATTCTTCTTCCTGTGGAACGACCTGTTGGTCTCCCTGACCTTCACCAGCAACCCCGACATGCGCACCGTGCAATCCGGCCTGCTGGCCTTCACCGGACAGTACGGCCAGCGGGAATGGGGACCCACCTTTGCCTCCATCGGCCTGGCTGTCGCCCCCACCGTGATCATCTACCTGTTCCTGAACCGCATGGTCATGAAAGGCATGGCGGCCGGCGCCGTCAAAGGATAAGGAACCCCCACATGACCCTCCTGAACGACACCACCCTCACGGTCACCCACCTCCACGCCGAACACCACAACCGCCTCGGGCTGGGCGTCCACACCCCCCGCCTCTCCTGGCAGACCGAGACACCCACCCCCAACTGGCAACAAGACGCTTACCAGATCGAAGTGGTCTTCGCAGAAGGGGAACGCCACACCACCGACAAAATCCCCTCCGGGGAATCGGTGCTCATCAACTGGCCGTTTCGGCCCCTGAAGTCCCGCGAACAGGCCCAGGTGCGGGTGCAGGTGTGGGGCAACGACCACAGCACGGCCTGGAGTGAGGTGCTCACCCTGGAAGCCGGACTGCTCGAAACGGAAGACTGGACCGCCCAGATGGTCGGACCCCTTCGCGAAGAAGACCCACAGGTGCCCGGACCCTCTCCCCTGCTCAGGAAAAGCTTCCAGGTGAAAGCCAGTGTGAAACACGCCCGACTGTACGTCACCAGCCTGGGGTTGCACGACACCCGCATCAACGGACAGAGGATCAGCGATCAACTGTTCTCGCCGGGCTGGACCAGCTACACCACCCGCCTGAGGTACCACTCCTTCGACGTCACCCCTCTCCTGAAAGAAGGTGAAAATGCCATTGGAACGATGCTCGGAAACGGCTGGTACCGGGGCAGGCTTGGCTTCGGAGGCGGAAGACGCAACCTTTATGGCAACACCCTGGGCCTGCTCGCGCAACTTGAAGTCACCTACCAGGATGGCACGGTCCAGACGGTCCACACCGATGACAGCTGGACGTGGAGTGAAGGGCCCATCCTGTTCGACGACATTTACGACGGGGAACGCTACGACGCCCGCAAAGAACAACCGGGGTGGGACACCCCGGGTTTCAATGACCTGGACTGGAAGACGGTGCAGGCCGTGCCGTTTGACTTCACCACCCTGGTTGCCCCCGAAGGCCCACCCGTGCGCAGGATCGAGACCCTGCCTGTGAGAGACGTCCTCACCACCCCTTCAGGCAAAACGGTGCTGGACTTCGGACAGAACCTGGTCGGCTGGCTGCACATCAAAGTGCGAGGCGAGAGGGGCCACACCGTCACCTTCAGGCACGCCGAGGTGCTCGAGAACGGCGAACTGGGCATTCGCCCCCTGCGCTATGCTGCGAACACCGACACCTACACCCTGCGTGGCGAAGGCATCGAGGTTTTCGAACCCCATTTCACCTTTCATGGGTTCCGGTACGCCGAAGTCGAGAACTGGCCCGCCCCTCTGGACCCCTCGGACATCGAGGCGGTGGTGGTGCACAGTGACTTGCAGCGCACAGGGTGGTTTGAGTGCAGTGATGAACTCATCAACCAGTTTCACCAAAACGTGGTGTGGGGGATGCGGGGGAACTTTCTGGATGTGCCCACCGACTGTCCGCAGCGGGATGAGCGTCTGGGGTGGACGGGGGACATTCAGGCGTTTGCTCCAACCGCTGCTTTCCTTTACGACGTTTCAGGTTTCCTCAAGTCCTGGTTGAGGGACCTGGCAGCGGACCAGTTGCCGGATGGGGCGGTGCCGGCGGTCATTCCGCAGGTGCTGGCTGCGACCCTGCCTGCTGCGGCTTGGGGGGATGCGAGCACCATTGTGCCGTGGACCCTGTACCAGCGGTTCGGGGACTCTGGCATCCTCAAACAGCAGTTTGAGAGCATGAAACGCTGGGTGGAGTACCAGCATTCCCGCACCGGGGAGCGTCTGGTGTGGGACATGGACATGCAGTTCGGGGACTGGCTGGATCCGGATGCCCCGCCGACCAGTCCGGGGAAAGCCAAGACCCTGCCGGGGGTGGTGGCCACCGCTTATTTTGCCCGCTCGGCCGACATTGTGGCCCAGGCGGCCAGGGTGCTGGGTTTCGTGGAGGAGGCCGACCATTATGGGGAATTGGCCTCCCGGGTGCGGAGGGCCTTCCAGCGGGAGTACGTGACCGGTTCCGGCCGGGTGTTGAGTGACAGCGTCACCGCTTACAGCCTGGCGTTGCAGTTTGCCCTGTTGCCCGGGGAGGAGCAGCGTCACACGGCAGCAAAACGCCTGCGCGAACTGGTGCGGGAGAATGGTTATTTGATTTCGACGGGTTTTGTGGGCACCCCCCTGGTGTGTGATGCCCTGTCCTCCGTCGGAGAGGTGGAGGCCGCATACCTGCTGTTGACGCAGACGGAGTGCCCTTCGTGGCTGTACCCGGTCACCATGGGGGCCACCACGGTGTGGGAGCGCTGGGACAGCATGCTGCCGGACGGAACCATCAACCCTGGTGAGATGACCAGCTTCAACCATTACGCCCTGGGTGCGGTGGCGGATTTCTTGCACCGCTGTGTGGCAGGGTTGGCCCCTGCGGCGCCTGGTTACCGTCAGATCCTGGTGAAACCCCAGGTGGGTGGGCCTTTGACGTTCGCCCGTGCGGTGCACCTGACCCCGTATGGACGGGCGGAGGTGGCGTGGTTCAGGGAGGGGAATCAGTTGCGTCTGGAGGTGACGGTTCCTGCCAACACCCGGGCCCGGGTGGAGTTGCCGGATGGCCAGGGGTTTGAGGTGGGTTCCGGAGACCACCGGTTCAGCTGCATTTTGCCTGCCGGGGCTGTGAAGCCCCTATCCATGGATTCCACGTTTGATGACCTGGTCCAGCAACCTGAGGCGTACCGTGCCATTTTGAAACTGGTGGGGGAACACTCGGTGGACCATGTGGATGTTTTCAAGGGCATGTTGCGCAGCAACCAGCGGGGCATGTGCCTCAGGAACGCCGTGTGGGGGGTGCCCCACCGGGAGGCTTTGCTGGAGAAACTCCAGGCTTTTGTGGGTTCCCGGTGACTGCGCAGACGGCGGCCGGTGCAGAACTTCCTTTGTGGGAGGGAGAACAGCCTGGTGGGTTCCCGGAGGAAGGGTTTTTCCTTCCCTCCGGGGCCTGGGCGGTGAGGGACGTGGTGTGTCCAACGTTGACCGTTCACCGGCCGGATCAACCCGGTGGGTTGGGGGTGCTGGTCTGTCCGGGGGGTGGGTTTCAGGCCCTGCACCTGGAGCATGAGGGGCACCGGGTGGCGGAGGTGTTGCGGAGGCTGGGGGTGACGGTGTGGGTGTTGAAACACCGCCTGGTGCCGTCCGTGGCCTGTGCTGCACAGGGCCTTTCCCCGGGGGTGTTTCAATCCCATTTGTCGGTGGTGCACCTGGACCTGATGACCGCCTGGCAGCGGATTCAGGAGCATCCCCTGGGTAGGGGCCTGGATCGCCTGGGCCTCCTGGGCTTTGGCAGTGGTTCGCGGGTGGTGCTGGAGCAGGTGTTCCGGCCCCCTGGCAACGCGAGGAAGGTGGATTTTGTGGGGGTGTTCTCCCCTGAAGTGGAGGGTGTGGGAACCTCATCTGGTGCCCTGCCGCCCCTTTTTGTGGGCGTGGAAGATGGGCTGCGGTCGGTGGCCGGTTTGCGCCTGGAGTTCCTGTGGGGGAGGGTCGGGCAGCAGGTCACGTGGCACCAATGTCCGTCTTCCTCGCCTGGGGTTGAGCACAGGGGGTGGTTGGAATTCCGGGACTGGCTGGGGGTGCTTTGAGCTCGTGTGGATTGAGGTGCACTTCTGGGTGCGCCTTTCGGCGTGAAAAAGGCCTGCATTGCTGCAGGCTGGAGGGAAAGGAAGGCTTTGCTGGGACAGCGAGTTGCCGCTGGCTGTCTTGGGTTGCGGCTGTGGGACCGCCCCACCGGTGGGTGTGGAGGTGCAGGTGGGTGGGGGTGTTTGAGGTGGTTCAACCGACACCCATATATTAACTCACAAAGTGAATCAAGTCAACAGATGGGGTGTTGTTCTCGGTTCCTCAGTGGCACGGCATTGCTGGTGAACTGGATCATGCACGTTAAGGGGAAAACCTCACCCTGGAGCACCAAATGGCCCTAATCGGTCCGCCTTTGTGCAAAGTGTTGATGCAACGCCCCTAAGAAGCATTCCCTGGTAGGGTGCTGCCAGACTTGAGCGTACCCCTGTACCCACAACTTGACATCTTCATGTCGTGTCAGGAGAAATGGTGGTTTCAACCTGGGCGTCCAGTCCTCTTACCCCAGCAAGAGGACCATCCTGGATTCAAAGACCAGGCTCGAATGCTTCCCAGGGCAGCACCCGGACCCCGCCGTCTGTCGTGTGGACCTCCCACTGAAGGTGGCGGGACACGGACCCAGACGAAAACACCACTTCATCCTCAAAAGGATCCCAGCACAGGTGGGTGTTGGAGGCCACAAACACAGACCGTTGATACATCAGAACGTCATCTGCCACCTCATGGAGGTGCAAAAAACCGTCCATTGCGGGAAGCAACAACCTGGAACCGTCGGGAGAGTGCAACATCGAGTTACGCCAGGCTTCAGGGGCATCAGCAAGCCATTGGCGCGGTTTCAGCTGGCTTTCTTCCACCAATGCAGCCTGTTGACGGTCTCGCTCCTGTTTTTCATCCAGCCACCGGGTTTCTTCCCCGCTCAACTCGCGCAGGGTTCCATCGCTGTATAGCTGCAGGCCTGGGTGACCCCAACGAAGCACACTGACCGCACCATATTCTTGCAGATGCATGAAGTGGGCCCGAAGTTCAAGGTTGGAGTAAAGCACCTGACCTGATTTCAAGTCCAGCAGTTGCAACCCTCCCTGCCCGCCAGACACCAGCACAGCCTCATCGTCTGGGAGAATCAACATTTCTTTGGGAACGAAATGGAGCGTTCTGTTCCACTCCACGTGCAGAGGGCTGATTTTCACATGCAACACTGCCTGTCTGGAAGTCAGCAGCAACCCTGTGCCTGAAGAGGCCCACTCCATGAACCGCAGGTCTTGCTGATGGCTGAGGTCCAATTCCTCCACAACCTTGCCCTGTCGATTCAGCAGCAGCAACCGCCTGTCATGACCCATGCAAGCCAGCAGTTGTCCGTCCGGACTCCAGGCCAGCCTGGGAAGGTCAGGCAACACCACATGCTGAAAACACTGGGTTTCTCCTGTCTTGCAGTTCAACCAGCACAAGGGTTGACCACGGAGCGGCAGAATCAAAAGTTCACTGTCAGGGGACCACAGGTTTGGCTGCATGAACGACACCCCTTCCAGATGCTGGTACAACAGGCGCCCAGAGGAGCCTTCCAGCACACTGGTGCTTTTCTTGTTGCCAACCACCACCCATGTGCTGTCAGGGGACCAGACCACATGTTCCAGGCCCCTTCGCACCCCAACCAACCCCGCCTGGACCTGGTCTGTGCAAACGTCAACCACGAGCAGCATGTTCATGTAGACCGCAGCGAGCTGTTGGCCATCAGGAGACCACTGAATTGCACCCAGGCCGTGACCGAAGGTCAGCAAGGTCTGCTGCCACTCCAGCGTCAGGGGGTCACGGAGTTGCAAAAAACCACTTCCATCGTTGATCAAGAGGGCTTCACCTGAAGGAGATGTTTTCAACACATGAATCTGCTTCAATCCGTGCGGCATTTCTTGCAACACTTCTCCAGTTTGGAGGTCACACTGGTACAGTTCTTTTTCGCCCACCACGTACACTTCCCGGAAATCCGGTGAAGCTTCAATCCATGCCCCATCTTCAGGGGTGTACCAGGTGTGCTGGGTTTCCAGGGTGTGGGCGTCCAGCAGCTGCACGGCTCGCCCGACCCCTGCCAGCAGCACCTTGCCCGCAGGGTCCACCTGCAGGTGATGGCACCCCATGAAGAGCTCTTTAAGGATGGACAACCGGGCACTGCTGAGTTCTGGAAAAAACATCAACTTGCCGTTGGCATCACTGGCATAGAGTCCTTGACCGCTGGGATGCCATATGAGGTGATGCCAGGATGAAGTCCAGGTGTGGTGTTCGTACACCACCTTCCTGGTGTTTAACTCATGCACGCGGATCACCCCGGAGGTGCAACAACTGGCCAGCCAGAGGCTGTCTGGTGAAAACGCCACCTGATGCACGGTGCCGGGATGATGGAACCGGTGGAGGATCCGCAGGGTGCGGGCATCCAGCACGGTCACCACACCCTCAGCGTCCCCATGGGCCAGCAGGTGTCCGTTTGCGGACCAGTCCAGGGTGCCAGTGGACTCAAAGTTGCTGTTGCGAAGCACGGGGGTTCTGGGTCCTGCGGGTTTCATGGGGAGGCACATCCCGGGGGTGTCATCTGGCATGTTTTCCGGTTCAACAAAATACAGTTGGTGGTCTTCCACCCCTTCCAGGACCACGCCTCCCATTCTGGGGTGGTGAAAAATTGCGCCCGTGAGGTTGGTGTTGCTCAGGTTTGCGAACCGCAGGGAGCACTCTTTCCACTCTGTGCGGCTCAGGTTTGCACCAACCAGATCCGCCTGATCCAGTGAAACTTCGACCCAGGTGGTCTCTGTTAAGTCCGCTCCACCCAGTTTGATGCCGCGCAGGTTCAGTGGAGATCCTGCCACCCCGATGGTTTGGAACTTCAATTGGGCGCCACGCAAATCCATGCCTTGCAGGGGGAGTGGAAACATGGCGTTGGCATGCAAGGTCAAACCCAATTGAAACAGCAATTCGCTGGCCCTGGGCAGGTAGTTTGCCCGAAGTTTCCGGGCGTTTTCCCGCAACTTCTGGGCCGCTGCACTGGAAAGGTCCGCCAGGAGTTCAGCGAGAAAGTTCAGTGTTTCACTGCTGGGGGTCTGGATCTGCCAGTGTTCCAGCTGGCCTTCCAGCAGGGCTTCCAGGAGATGCTGGGCCAGGAAGTACTCTTGCAGGCTGGTGTGGGCGAAACGAAACCCGTATGTTTTTCCGCCCAGGTCATGACGCACCAGGAAAGTGCTGGTGCGCAGGTCCTCTTCGAGTTGCTCCACAAAGTCCTGGGGGTAACGGGATTGCCGGACTCTTGAGGCGCTCCTCCAGATCTGGAAGCTGTCCTCCAGTTGCTGGGCGGACAGGAAAGAGGCGCCCTGGGTGCTCATGGTGTGGGCAATGAATCCAGCCAGGTTGATTTTGTCTTCCACCCTCAGGTGGTGCTTGCCTGCGTCCCGGGACAACCAGCGGTCCACCACCCGCTGGTAGAGGTGCACCACCCGG is a window from the Deinococcus roseus genome containing:
- a CDS encoding glycoside hydrolase family 78 protein translates to MTLLNDTTLTVTHLHAEHHNRLGLGVHTPRLSWQTETPTPNWQQDAYQIEVVFAEGERHTTDKIPSGESVLINWPFRPLKSREQAQVRVQVWGNDHSTAWSEVLTLEAGLLETEDWTAQMVGPLREEDPQVPGPSPLLRKSFQVKASVKHARLYVTSLGLHDTRINGQRISDQLFSPGWTSYTTRLRYHSFDVTPLLKEGENAIGTMLGNGWYRGRLGFGGGRRNLYGNTLGLLAQLEVTYQDGTVQTVHTDDSWTWSEGPILFDDIYDGERYDARKEQPGWDTPGFNDLDWKTVQAVPFDFTTLVAPEGPPVRRIETLPVRDVLTTPSGKTVLDFGQNLVGWLHIKVRGERGHTVTFRHAEVLENGELGIRPLRYAANTDTYTLRGEGIEVFEPHFTFHGFRYAEVENWPAPLDPSDIEAVVVHSDLQRTGWFECSDELINQFHQNVVWGMRGNFLDVPTDCPQRDERLGWTGDIQAFAPTAAFLYDVSGFLKSWLRDLAADQLPDGAVPAVIPQVLAATLPAAAWGDASTIVPWTLYQRFGDSGILKQQFESMKRWVEYQHSRTGERLVWDMDMQFGDWLDPDAPPTSPGKAKTLPGVVATAYFARSADIVAQAARVLGFVEEADHYGELASRVRRAFQREYVTGSGRVLSDSVTAYSLALQFALLPGEEQRHTAAKRLRELVRENGYLISTGFVGTPLVCDALSSVGEVEAAYLLLTQTECPSWLYPVTMGATTVWERWDSMLPDGTINPGEMTSFNHYALGAVADFLHRCVAGLAPAAPGYRQILVKPQVGGPLTFARAVHLTPYGRAEVAWFREGNQLRLEVTVPANTRARVELPDGQGFEVGSGDHRFSCILPAGAVKPLSMDSTFDDLVQQPEAYRAILKLVGEHSVDHVDVFKGMLRSNQRGMCLRNAVWGVPHREALLEKLQAFVGSR
- a CDS encoding alpha/beta hydrolase, which encodes MTVHRPDQPGGLGVLVCPGGGFQALHLEHEGHRVAEVLRRLGVTVWVLKHRLVPSVACAAQGLSPGVFQSHLSVVHLDLMTAWQRIQEHPLGRGLDRLGLLGFGSGSRVVLEQVFRPPGNARKVDFVGVFSPEVEGVGTSSGALPPLFVGVEDGLRSVAGLRLEFLWGRVGQQVTWHQCPSSSPGVEHRGWLEFRDWLGVL